The DNA region GGCGTTCCTGAACGGCCTGATGGGCCATCAGGTCGCGGCGTTTGGGCCGCAGTTCCGCAGGTGCGTCGCTGACGACGGCCGCCAGCGGCCCGGCCCGCAGGGAGCGTAGGACTGCTGGGACGGGACCGACCGCGTCAAGGCCGGTCAGGTTGTGGGAATGACCGGCTGCGGTGATGGAGTAGACGTAGACGGCCATCTCATTCCTCCCGTCGTCTGGTGGGCCGACGGGCGGGCCGCGTGCGCCTCGGCGCGGGCTCCTCCTCCTCTTCCTCCTCCTCGTTGGCGTCTCCGAGGTGGAGGGCGTCGGTGACAGCGTCGACGGCACCGCTCAGCGCGCCCTTGCTCTTGCCCCGGGCACCCCCTTCCGTGACCTCACCCACGATGTCGGTGAGCTGAGCGGGCGCTTTGCGCCCGGATTCCAGGTCGAGGCGGTTGCATGCCTCGGCGAATCGGAGGTAAGTGTCGACACTGGCGACGACGATGCGGATGTCGATCTTGAGGATCTCGATGCCGACCAGCGAGACCCGGACGAAGACGTCGATGACCAGGCCCCGGTCGAGGATCAGCTCAAGGACGTCGTAGAGACTTCCGGTGTTCCCGCTGCGGGAAACGCCGGCTGCGCTTTGCGGCACCACAGTCATGGCGCCTCCCTTCGCGGCCCGCCCTCGCGGTGAACGCGGGCGTTCTTGCAGGTCATCGCGCCGCAGGGTTTGTCAGGTCGGGCGATCGACCTGTCCCCGGGTGTAGCGACGGATCCGCTCGTACGACTGCAGTTCGCCTTCTTCGTCGAGCGTTACCCGATAGCTGGCCAGCACGCTGGTCGTCTCGGGGATGCGTTCCAGCTCCACCACCTCCACGTCGGCCTGCCAGCCGCCCTCGACGGGTTTCAGGGCCGACACCGACTCGGGGACACGTCCAAGGAGGTCTTGCAGTTGCTGAGCGGCGATGCGCATGGCGTGTGGCGCGGATACACGTCGACGGGGCCGTGGCGTCCGGCCCGGCGACCGCGTGGGACGCGCGCTGGCCCTCCTCGGCTCCTCGTCGTGCTCGTTGCCAGTGGTCATGCCCTTCTCCGGATCGGGGAAAGCCGCTCCAGAAGCATTCACTTACCGCATATGCCCGATATGCACCAATATAGCCGTCGACTTGTGCCTCATGCCCCGGCGCCGAAGGCCTGCATCGCGGTGGCTGGTCGGCGTGGGGCGTGGAGTACGGGGCCGTGCACTCGGCGCGACATCGGTTCCAGGTGCGGGAACACCGCGGCATGCCAGACTGGGAACTGGGCTCTTTTCTGCCGGGCTCGGCGGGGTCACGATCCCCGGTTCTCCCAGCGCCGCTTCCGACGCGGGCTGCCGTGACCGACGTCGCAGCGGCGGATCGTTGCCGCATGTCGGCGTCGCGCCGACCACAAGACCGGCCATCACGCGCGCGGAAAGACAAGGAACGGCCCCTTCGCTGGTGCCGATCACTCGCGAAGGGGCGATCGCCGGAAAGGGATGCCCCTATGAATGACACCACCAAGGTCGCCTTGGCGGCGGCTGTCGTGGGCGGTTACGTACTCGGGCGCGCGAAGAAGGGGCGTCTCGCGTTCGCGGCCGCCACCTACCTCGCCGGGCGCCGGTTTGGTCTGGATCCGCGCCAGCTCGCCACCGAAGGCCTACGCAAGCTCGCCGAGGTCCCGCAGGTGGCCGAGCTGAACAAACAGATCCGCGGCGAACTGCTGGAAACAGGCAAGAAGGCCGTCGCCGCGGCCGCCGACCGGCGCATCGGTGAGCTGGCCGACTCGCTCAGGGAGCGCACGCTCAACATCGGAAAACCGAAGCCGGACGAGGGGCAGGACGAGGAGGAACCGTACGAGGCCGAAGCCGCGGAGGAGGAATGGGACGAGGAGCCGGAGGAGGAGGAAGAGTACGAGGAGGAGCCCGAGGAGGAGCCCGAGGAGGAGCCCGAGCCCGTGGAAACTCGTCCGGCGAAACCGGCCCGGCGACGCCGCACCGCCGAACCCGCCGGTGACCAGCCGCGCTCCTCCCGCACGGCGCCGAGCACCAGCGCGCCGAAGACCGCCGCCCGCCGACCCGTCAGGAAGGCCGCACCGGCGGGGAAGAAGACCACGGCCAAGAGTCCGCCAGCGGCGAAGAAGTCGTCGGCCCGCGCCACGACGTCGAAGACCGCCGCATCCAAGCCCGCGCGCGAGAAAGCGCCGACGCCGGCGAAGAAGACCGCAGCGAAGAAGACCGCAGCGAAAAGGACCGCGGCGAGCAAAAGCACCGCTGCCAAGCCGTCAACGCGGACCCGGCGGAGGTGAGCCATGGCCGCCACGGGAGATAGGTCCGCAGCCGGGTCGGGAGTCGACCAGCTACGTGAAGAAGTCGTCAACTTCCTCGGCGCCCAGCTGGAGCACCTGG from Kitasatospora cathayae includes:
- a CDS encoding gas vesicle structural protein GvpA — translated: MTVVPQSAAGVSRSGNTGSLYDVLELILDRGLVIDVFVRVSLVGIEILKIDIRIVVASVDTYLRFAEACNRLDLESGRKAPAQLTDIVGEVTEGGARGKSKGALSGAVDAVTDALHLGDANEEEEEEEEPAPRRTRPARRPTRRREE
- a CDS encoding gas vesicle protein GvpO, whose amino-acid sequence is MTTGNEHDEEPRRASARPTRSPGRTPRPRRRVSAPHAMRIAAQQLQDLLGRVPESVSALKPVEGGWQADVEVVELERIPETTSVLASYRVTLDEEGELQSYERIRRYTRGQVDRPT
- a CDS encoding histone protein — encoded protein: MNDTTKVALAAAVVGGYVLGRAKKGRLAFAAATYLAGRRFGLDPRQLATEGLRKLAEVPQVAELNKQIRGELLETGKKAVAAAADRRIGELADSLRERTLNIGKPKPDEGQDEEEPYEAEAAEEEWDEEPEEEEEYEEEPEEEPEEEPEPVETRPAKPARRRRTAEPAGDQPRSSRTAPSTSAPKTAARRPVRKAAPAGKKTTAKSPPAAKKSSARATTSKTAASKPAREKAPTPAKKTAAKKTAAKRTAASKSTAAKPSTRTRRR